In Dromiciops gliroides isolate mDroGli1 chromosome 4, mDroGli1.pri, whole genome shotgun sequence, one DNA window encodes the following:
- the RAB37 gene encoding ras-related protein Rab-37 isoform X1 has translation MRSPFGTTVTRDSGAPQRFSPRSPSYDLAGKVMLLGDSGVGKTCFLIHFKDGAFLSGTFIATVGIDFRNKVVTVDGMKVKLQIWDTAGQERFRSVTHAYYRDAQALLLLYDITNKSSFDNIRAWLTEIHEYAQKDVVIMLLGNKADVSRERVVRSEDGETLAREYGVPFMETSAKTGMNVELAFLAIARELKYRAGRQEANEPSFQIHDYVESQKKQPSCCPFV, from the exons ATGAGGAGCCCCTTTGGCACCACTGTTACCCGGGATAGCGGGGCCCCGCAGCGCTTTTCGCCCAGAAGTCCAAGCTACGATCTCGCAGGCAAG GTAATGCTGTTGGGAGACTCAGGCGTTGGGAAAACCTGTTTCCTGATCCATTTCAAAGACGGGGCTTTCCTGTCCGGGACCTTCATAGCCACTGTCGGCATAGACTTCCGG AATAAGGTGGTGACTGTGGATGGCATGAAGGTGAAGCTGCAG ATTTGGGACACAGCAGGGCAGGAACGATTCCGAAGTGTCACCCATGCCTATTACCGGGATGCCCAGG CCCTGCTCCTGCTCTATGATATCACCAACAAATCTTCCTTCGACAATATCCGG GCCTGGCTGACTGAGATACATGAGTACGCCCAAAAGGATGTGGTGATCATGTTGCTAGGCAATAAG GCGGATGTGAGCAGAGAAAGGGTAGTCCGATCAGAAGATGGAGAGACATTGGCCAGA GAATATGGTGTGCCTTTCATGGAAACCAGTGCTAAGACCGGCATGAATGTGGAGTTAGCCTTTTTGGCTATTGCCAG GGAGCTGAAGTACCGAGCTGGGCGACAAGAGGCAAATGAGCCCAGCTTCCAGATTCATGACTATGTGGAATCCCAGAAGAAACAGCCTAGCTGCTGCCCATTTGTGTAA
- the RAB37 gene encoding ras-related protein Rab-37 isoform X3, with the protein MRSPFGTTVTRDSGAPQRFSPRSPSYDLAGKNKVVTVDGMKVKLQIWDTAGQERFRSVTHAYYRDAQALLLLYDITNKSSFDNIRAWLTEIHEYAQKDVVIMLLGNKADVSRERVVRSEDGETLAREYGVPFMETSAKTGMNVELAFLAIARELKYRAGRQEANEPSFQIHDYVESQKKQPSCCPFV; encoded by the exons ATGAGGAGCCCCTTTGGCACCACTGTTACCCGGGATAGCGGGGCCCCGCAGCGCTTTTCGCCCAGAAGTCCAAGCTACGATCTCGCAGGCAAG AATAAGGTGGTGACTGTGGATGGCATGAAGGTGAAGCTGCAG ATTTGGGACACAGCAGGGCAGGAACGATTCCGAAGTGTCACCCATGCCTATTACCGGGATGCCCAGG CCCTGCTCCTGCTCTATGATATCACCAACAAATCTTCCTTCGACAATATCCGG GCCTGGCTGACTGAGATACATGAGTACGCCCAAAAGGATGTGGTGATCATGTTGCTAGGCAATAAG GCGGATGTGAGCAGAGAAAGGGTAGTCCGATCAGAAGATGGAGAGACATTGGCCAGA GAATATGGTGTGCCTTTCATGGAAACCAGTGCTAAGACCGGCATGAATGTGGAGTTAGCCTTTTTGGCTATTGCCAG GGAGCTGAAGTACCGAGCTGGGCGACAAGAGGCAAATGAGCCCAGCTTCCAGATTCATGACTATGTGGAATCCCAGAAGAAACAGCCTAGCTGCTGCCCATTTGTGTAA